From the Arvicola amphibius chromosome 2, mArvAmp1.2, whole genome shotgun sequence genome, one window contains:
- the Dusp11 gene encoding RNA/RNP complex-1-interacting phosphatase, which yields MNQRHYGRNGRGRGRDFAGRAPPKKKGRNYIPERWRDYLPVGQRMPGTRFIAFKVPLQKKFEAKLMPEEYFSPLDLFNKIQEQNEELGLIIDLTYTHRYYKAEDLPETISYIKIVTVGHQVPDNGTILKFKCAVKEFLKKNKDNDKLIGVHCTHGLNRTGYLICRYLIDVEGMRPDDAIELFNSCRGHCIERQNYIENLQNRRVKKKRNASTSKSGDLEDSAHLTEQVHSTKKPVNQGPQNHWPAGRPTPSRHFHTQSQHSQQVFRKFSHNQNVYQRGLIPLPDPAEEYYLQRRFFWNMKPHGSQASKNKKWISSSYQRPFYPAY from the exons ATGAACCAGAGGCATTACGGCCGCAATGGTCGCGGTCGGGGCCGAGACTTCGCCGGCCGTGCCCCACcgaagaagaagggcagaaacTACATCCCGGAAAG GTGGAGAGACTATCTCCCAGTTGGACAGCGGATGCCTGGGACTCGTTTCATTGCTTTCAAAGTTCCTTTGCAAAAG AAATTTGAAGCAAAGCTTATGCCAGAAGAGTACTTTTCTCCTTTggatctttttaataaaattcaagaacaaaatgaagaacTTGGGCTGATAATTGATTTGACATATACTCATCGCTATTATAAAGCAGAG gATTTGCCAGAAACTATTTCTTACATAAAAATTGTTACGGTTGGCCATCAGGTACCTGATAATGGCACTATTCTTAAGTTCAAATGTGCAGTTAaagagtttttaaagaaaaacaaagacaacg ACAAACTTATTGGTGTCCACTGTACCCATGGCTTAAACAGGACTGGCTACCTCATTTGCAG atatttgatTGATGTAGAAGGCATGAGGCCAGATGATGCAATTGAAT taTTCAATAGCTGCCGGGGGCACTGCATAGAAAGACAGAACTACATTGAAAACCTGCAGAATCGTCGTGTCAAAAA GAAACGGAATGCTAGCACATCTAAGTCAGGTGATCTTGAAGACTCAGCACATCTTACCGAACAAGTCCACAGCACTAAGAAGCCTGTGAACCAAGGACCTCAGAACCATTGGCCTGCTGGTCGTCCAACACCTTCCCGACATTTTCACACCCAGTCCCAGCACTCCCAGCAAGTGTTCAG AAAATTTTCACACAACCAGAATGTTTACCAGAGAGGCCTTATCCCTCTTCCTGATCCGGCTGAAGAATACTATTTACAGAGAAGATTCTTCTGGAACATGAAGCCACATGGTAGTCAAGCAAGCAAGAATAAGAAGTGGATTTCCAGTAGTTACCAGAGGCCGTTCTACCCAGCCTATTAG